CACAAGATCACAGGCTCTCTGGACAGATTTATCAGGTGAGATTCAGCATTTTAAGTCCGTTTTAGACGTTTGGGCACAAACTGAACTAGAGGAGGAGGgtgtttttcccagcatgcacacTCATTTCTTTAATCGTGAGTAAACTGATATTTTGCAACCGTCAGCCTGTTGTTTACCATTCAGTCTGATCCATCCGACATCAGATTTAACAGATTGGCAGCTGTGAAGGAAGTGggaaatctgaatctgaatgcTGTCAGTAGGAACTGGAAAACAAGATCTCGGTGTTTGAGCTGATAAATTTGAAAGATGTTCCTTCTATAAAACCCACATAAGCTCAGTTTAACTGAAAATAGCCAAACTATCAGATCACTCGGCTATAAATCGCATCTTTAATGCTTCAACTGGATGAAATCATCTGGACTTCTTCCTCCAACATGTAGGATTATGAACACTTTGTCTTGCATTGACCTTACGTTGAACTCAATTCTTCAGATTGTAGTCTGGATAAAAGGaccaaagggggaaaaaaaaacagacgccAGACCTGGACCCTCGTTCGGGGTCGACCTCCagacgtccacacacacacacacacacactcaggacatCAGAGCCACGATCCACGCTTTACTCAGAATCACATCATTCGTATTTGTCAAATCAGACAGACTGATACAAACGGAGAGTGATAAAACCGCCAGATGTCAATAAAATCCACATGGTGTCGAGTCCGTGACGGCAGAGGGGAGCCTGCCGGAGGAAAGGCACACGTCCTGGCtgaggaaaaacacttttcatgaCCTAAAAGGATCCAACACGGCGagtgcatttaaaaagaaacgcGCTCCTCTAAATACAGTACGTCAATAGCTGTACACGTCTACAGTATGCTTCACTACAAATCTTGACACTTGCATATTTTGTAACCTTTCAGATTCAACGGCGTCcttgaaatgtcagaaagtgaaTGGCGGAGGCCAATATGGCCGCCGCCGGCGTTACAATCATTCAGAATGTGCTTCAGGCTTCGGTGATCACAACGTTAAAAAAGACACGCATCCCGACGGTTCCTCCAAAGGCGGCGAGGCCTGAGAGTCACACGGCAGAGACCGTCTCCTCGGAGCGGAGTGGTAAACGGCGCGGAGGTGTCGTTGAAGGGCGGCGGCGGGAGTGGATCCCTCGGCGAGTCGGTGGGAGGGGAAAACGCTGCGGGTGCGTCTCACAGGGGAATGTTGGCGTGCTTCTTCCAGGGGTTGACCTGCTTCTTGCTGGCCAGGACCTCCAGGTCTCGGCAGATCTTCTTGCGAGTGACGGCCGGCTCGATGATGTCGTCCACGAAGCCTGAAGAGGAGTGCGTTTGTGAGTGAGTTATAAATGAAGGATTAAACAGAAGAAACGCGTTGAAAGCTGACTGACCTCTGACGGCGGCGGGAAAAGGGTTGGCAAACTTCTCCACGTATTCGGCCTCCGCCTCGGCCTGGTTCTCCTTCCCTCTGAAGATGATCTGGACGGCGCCCTGAGGGAGCAGAGAGTCGTCTGGGATGAGCTCCAGAGGCCCACAGCTGGAAGGCACGGGATCCGGACGAACGGACGGAGTGTGTTCTCACCTTGGCGCCCATGACGGCCACCTCAGCCGTGGGCCAGGCGTAGTTCACGTCTCCTCTCAAGTGTTTGGAGCTCATCACGTCGTAGGCTCCTCCGTACGCCTGAGAGACAGAGATCAGACCTTTAACTCGTCTAGATCATGTTGGGAAGATCAGCTTTAATAAACCCGTCCTGGTTTTtttaaccacacacaccttcctggtgatgatggtgattttGGGGACGGTGGCTTCAGCGAACGCAAACAGCAGCTTGGCTCCGTGCCGGATGATGCCCCCGTACTCCTGAGCCGTACCTGGCCAGAGCGGACACAGCAGGATTCACGTCAATAAGATATCCGGTGTTCGCCAGTGAGAGAACAGGAGGTTACGCAATCAGCACACAGTAAAGGTCAGAGCAGCCGGCGTACAGTGCAGCCAACTCATAGAAATCATTAAACAAATGAGAGAAAGTTGCCTCAGAGTTGAGGTTTTCGTCTGAATCGATCCCTCGGTAGCGGGATCATTAACCAGAAGCAGATCagcggctctgctgcagctccagaggcGACTTTACAAAATTAGAGTcgacatgaaaaacaaaagaatctgCTGTGCGACTGAACAGAGGGTGCTTTCTGTTTCAGAATACCTGGCAGGAATCCTGGGACATCCACAAAGGTGATGATGGGAATGTTGAAAGCGTCACAGAAGCGAACAAAGCGAGCTCCCTTCACCGAGGAGTTGATGTCCAAACATCCTGATCGGGACAGAGAAAACaggctcagcagcaggaacagcgtCTCCCAGGATTTAGTTTGAGAGTTTCATTCTGCTTTTCTAACTCCGTGATGATCCCGCAGTTATTTTACTCACCGGAGGCCACTTTGGGCTGATTACCCACGATGCCTACGGTGCGCCCGTTCATCCGGGCGAATCCCACCACGATGTTTTTGGCGTAGTTGGGCATGATCTCGAAGAAGTCTCTCTCATCCACGATCTGAGAAAATCAAAAACTTTCACTACTTGCAGAGTAGCACAGTTGTAGCTACATGTACTAactagagtgtgtgtgtgtgtgtgtgtgtgtatacatactGCCTGAATGATGTCCAGCATGTCGTAGGCTTTCGTCGACTCAAACGGGACGATGGTGTCCAGCGACGGCACCAGACGATCGctgacagagagaaaagcagcgCTGAATGGAAGGAGCAGACGCTCGGAGCGGCGTGCGGCTGCAGACGGGGGCTCGGCGCTCACCTGGGGTCGTGACACTCCCTGACGGGAGCCGGGTCCTGATTGCTGAGAGGAAGGAAATTGAAGAACTCCCGCAGGTTGAGCAGAGCCTCCACGTCGTTCTCGAAGGCGTGGTGAGCGAcgcctgaaaacacaacaaggcACCAAATAGAGAAGAGATTGAAAACCAAAAATCTAATTACAAATACTAATAAGCTACCTTCAGAGAACGGAAGACTGACCGGACACAGACGTGTGAGTTTTggctccacccagctcctcctgagTCACATCTTCATTGGTGACGGACTTCACAACATCGGGCCCTGTGATGAACAGGTACGACgtgtcctacacacacacacacacaccacacacaggttaatcacacactctcacatcaTTTCTTCTGTGAACGGTTGAACTTTCTTGACAGATTTTAGCTGCTAGAACTGAAAGCGCTGTGATGACGTGGGCCCGTACCTTCACCATGAAGGTGAAATCTGTCAGCGCGGGCGAGTACACAGCCCCTCCTGCACACGGACCCATGATGAGCGAGATCTGAGGGACGACTCCTGAAGCCAACACATTCCTCTGGAACAGAAACAGACCAACTTTGTATGGAACCAAAAACGTGGCAGGAGAAACACATCCCTCCACGCTTTCCATGGATTCCATCAAAGGTGATGAAAGACATATTTAACACCATACTAACACATGTTAAAGAAACACGTGTTAGACTGCTGATGTGACACATAAACTGCAATGAACAACAATGACGACCCGTTTTAATTTCACTGATGAAAGACTCGGTGTGAAATACAAGAGCTGGgaaaagaaactcttcacaaaacAAGCATACCAGGAAAATATCTGCGTATCCAGCCAGAGATTCCACTCCCTCCTGGATCCGAGCGCCGCCGGAGTCATTGAGTCCGATGACAGGTGCGCCGACCGTCATGGCCTGGTCCATAatctttaaacaaaacaaaacaaaacaaaaaaaaaaatcaacgaaAGTGAAAGAAAGACGGCCAATGTATCGTATTCACACGGCTACAAGCAACTTTATAAACGGGGAAGTGTGGAGTGTTGGTTTACCTTACAGATCTTCTGCGCATGAGCTCCAGACAAACTGCCACCAAACACAGTGAAGTCCTAAAAAGACACGTCAGAAGGAACGCTGAATCAAACCAGCTCAGATTCATCTGACACACTTTAAACTTTCTCTTCAGTAAAGCGTGTCGTACCTGACTGAAGACGTAAACCAGCCTGCCATTGATCCTGCCGCGGCCGGTCACAACGCTGTCACCAGGGAACTGCAAGAGAGAAGCTTCCAGAAGTGAGTCTACCAAAAACAGAGGGGgaaaatgcatgtgtgtgtgtgtgtgtgtgtgtgtgtgcttgcagtGTTACCTTATTTCTGTCCTGCTCCATGCCAAAGTCAGCACAGCGATGCTCCACAAACATGTCGGACTCCTCGAAGGAGTCGGGgtccagcaggagctgcactCGCTCCCGGGCTGTCAGCTTACCCTGCAGCAACGATCACTTTTACTTATAATCACAGAGACATATTTGGAAGGAAAAAGAAGCCTTCGCTCTATCAGTTTACTAGGTTGTCGATAAGTCAGATTGACAATTTTTTGATTTGCATAGTTTCCATTAAACATTAAGTATTGtattctgcacattttattgatGATTGAAATCATTTCTCTGAATTTAACCCGTCCTGATTTTCTGAAAGTGATGAGCTGTCATGCTATGATGCCTGGGGAGCggctgggggtcaaaggtccAAATCCTTCAGATTTGATTGTGTTTGATCAGCAATATTCACCACCGGGTGGCATGTCGCATCGCTGTCTGATTGATTTATTCAGTACAGCGAGAAAATGTGTGTGGATTTAATCAATAACAGTGATCAGGAGATCTGACCCTGCAAGACAAACTGATGCATAGCGTCACCTGCTGTTGTGGAGGGCAGATGCGAATATTTAAAgttaaagtgtatttttttttaagtttgagtGAGGGATTAAAGTTACATTTACAACCAATCAGATTCCTTAgagcccttgagcaagacattCCTCACACAACCACAAACAGTTCATCGAGTTTAAAGCAATCTGAAGTGTTTCACACAGGCAGGCCTTCATATTTAGTGCCAATAGAAAGAAAGGCGCGTAGTTTGGGTGTTTTCTGACTTTACCCTCTTGTGTTGTGCTTCGATTCTCTTCTGACCTCCTCCGACCAGCGCCGCTTTTCGCTTCTGCTCAATCCTCTCCTTAACGGACAGATGGCCCACCGAGGAGTACCACCGGCCGTCCCGCTGCGGTACCGACGCACAAACTGCACCATATTTCACCCGCGCCAGACCCCTGAAGGAGACCCTCAAGCCGTTGATGAGTCCGCAGCTAGTCCGAGCCACACTGAAGGCCGCCATCATTCCCGAGCGTGTTCCAGGATGACAGGGGTGACGGGCAGCGATGTCGACCAATAGGAAACAGGGGGCGAGTtccctcagccaatcagaaagaAGGAATGCACCTCAGCAGGGTGAGGGGCGGGACCTGGGTCTGTATTATCCTGCTGTGAAAGTCAAGCATCTGGGACTTTATGTCCTGAGTTTGTTCTGTCAGGTAAAACTTGAAGAACAACTTACAACACGTGAGGAGAACAGAGTAGACATTAAATCAATTATCCGTCGTCTTTGCCACTTTTTTTATATCCTGGACAGGgtcaacacagagacacactcagATCCACACATAAGGCAACTCAAActccaaatgcatgtttttgcaaacCAGAGAGATCATGGAAAAccaacacatgcacagacagaaCATGAAAACCCTGACTTTATTTGAGGTGAGGGATAACTGTGAGACCTGAAAGGCCCAAAATATTTAAGTTTATAATAGTAcatatatttgtgttttcactttcctCACTTTCAAAAGCCTCTGAAAagattatcattattattattattattattattattattattattattattatcaacgGGGCACCTGGAGCGTGGCGAGGTGGTCTCGTGCACTTCGGTAACCACGGTAACTGCTGGTGAAAATCTCGCGTGATGACCACGGTCGTGAAGAGGGGCTGGTGCGAGGAAAAGTGGAAAATCGAATGATTGATGCATTTGTGAAACGGCCAGTGAGCTATGTTTCGATCACGGATCGACAAGTGTTACAGTAAAACGTACAAAAATTTAAGGATTTCAGTTGGCAGCTTGCACTTGGCCCCTCTGAGAGAGGAATAAGGCGACCCAAAGGGAGATACTGTTACGGTTGAGTCTTCGACAGCTAATTTGCTAGctatgctaacgctagcaggtTAGCTTTGTTTACATCAAGAGCGCGCCTGCTGCCTGTTTGCTCTTTTCAAACCCGACAAACGCGGGATATTATCAGCAGCTAACGATTCATTTGAGCACCGGAGAGAACACGGCGTTGGACGGTATATGGACTTCATGGCTATCACTGACCATCTTTTGTGGAGAACATTTGACTGTTGTAGTAAGCTAACGGTAGCTTCACGATGCTAACCTTTTAAACATGGGATTCAATGCTAGCCCCTGGGCTCTGTTGACTGTGTGAGCTACTATTGCCAAACACCTATTTGGTACTAACCAGTGCAATATTTATTTGTAGTCTGTAAACGTTGTTGGTTAAAAGCAACACCTGATAAACCAGTGATGCTAACTCTAACTAGCCACTTTGCTGACCTAGCTCCCGTTGTGCGCGTTTCGTGGTGCCTACTCTACTGTATCCGTTATCTCATGTTGTGCATATTATTAATCCAAAAATAATTCCCGCATTGACACGCTGGAGTAACAGTGTGTTGCACCTACTGGatcttttttattcttattattaCTATCAACATCCCTTTTCGTCACACTGAGATTTGGCTGGTTTATTCTTCACTGAGAGGCGAGAGCGGCTGGATTTTCACCCTGAGGCTGCGGAGTTTACCGCTATGGACCCTCCTAATGCAACCGCTCTGTACGTGTCTGCAAGCCGGGCTGTGCTGCAGTGCGACCCTCGGCAGCCTCACACCTTCGCAGAGATGTACAAGTTACTGCCCTTCTTCCGACAGTCCCTCGCCTGCCTCGTCTGTGGTAAGCATCCCCAAAGAAGTGCGTCCTTCCGCGCGCTGTTTTGTGCCATCTCGCTGCAGAAACTGCCTTGATTTTTTACTTTGTGATCTGCCTGCTTAGTACCAGAGAGAATATGCGCTTTATGGTCGCACTATTGACATTGACAGTCGTGTCCgtgggcgtgcgtgcgtgcgtgcgtgtactCGCGGCAAGTTGACACGATTTGTCGCGCTCAGCACCTTCGTCACCGTGGCAACCGAGCGGGAGCTCCGGTCATCCGTCTTCCTGACAGCACCGGCGGCTCCTCTGTTGTTGTGCCTGCTGCACAGCCATGTGTTTCCCATTCCTGCTTTATTTACTCACCACACAAATGTTGACGAAATGAAATCCGACAACATATCCGACCTCTTTCGATGAAAAATTCTTTATGCTCTCGTGGAAATTCTTCAGCTGATTGGCAGGTGCTGTGGtggaaacagtaaaaaaaataataataattgatgtagCAATCATGAATTCTATGAGACGGTATAAATTGCTCATTGTATTGATGTAAAGTGATTTTGGGTGATTTGCCAGATCATTACAAACATGCCAGGGTCGCAACATTTCGATCTTACTCATTCTgttagttttacagttgactGCAATGTTCAATGCAGCCATCACCAAAAAGCGCTGAACATTTGTACATAACAGTATTACACTTAGAAATCCAACAAACTGATTGCAGGTTCTGCATGTGTGGTTTGTTGGGCGTACATAAGATGTGTGAAAGCTCTGTTGAATAATGTCTTcaaggatttttgtttttagtacACTTTCAAATGAGTTGATCCTTAAGTAAACAAAGTCTGTagaaataatttttaaaaatccgCTCTGTAATATGGGATTGTGTTTGAGCCATTTTTGCCCAGCTGTCATACTGGACTTATTGTTTATGAGTGAAAAACTAACTGCTGTATCTTCCTTGTGTTCCCCTCAGGAAAACTTCTCCAGGATCCCATCTCAACAACCAACCCCGAGTGTCCACATTACGTCTGCTTAGGCTGCAAAGGCCAGAAGATGCAGATCAGGTTGGCTTGCAACCGCTGTAAGGACTATTCCTGCTTCCAGGAGAACAAACAGCTGTCTTTATTGGTGCAGTGCTACAAGAAGCTCTGCCTCTATGTGACTCATTCAGCGCTGCTGCAGTCCATCAGCAGCCGCGTCGGAGGGTCTCCGGAGGTTATGgccctcctcgaggaggtcatGTCAcacaaggaggagctggagataGAGGACCAAAGCTTAGCACAAGGAGATACAAACCCCTCTGCTGTGGAGTCGCTGACCCCCACGGAGGCCCCGCCTGCCCCATCGGCGCTGTCGGCCGCACCCCAGagctcctcctctgaccctCCCTGCTCGCTCGCGCCGCAGGAATGCAACGGAGGAGTGCTGGAGGAACTCGTACCTTCTTCTCCCGAGCTGGAAGTGTGCGAGGTGGTCGAGGAGCAGCCGCAGGGAGGCCTGTCTGTTTCTAGTACTGCATGCGGTGGTTTGGAACTGAGTCTGACCACTGAACCTTTAGCCCCGACGCCAGGCACTGTGTGCTCACTCAGGGATGGGGAATCAAGTagcagggagctggaggagggggaggtgtTGCTCCTCAGCGTGGAGGAGGTTTTACAGACCTTGGATCCCCTTCAGCCCGGTCGAGACTCACTTCACACACAGCCCGAaaggacgcacacacacacaaacataaccacggacaggacacacactcagatgtacatccagCTGGACGCGGCTCACGACTACACACAGATTCCACTGGACAGGACTAACACGGTGACGTCTCACGGTGCTCATATACACTCGTCCTTCgatcctcctccagcctccaagCCCCCGCCAGTCCGCCTTAACCGGAAACGGTCTCGTTcagagagcgacagagagaaGGTGAAGCCTCTCCCTATCGCGTCCATCCTGCAGGGCTCCTCCTCCAATCAACACACTCCAAACCTCTCGCACACACTACACACTCAGCCGCCCACGCCGACCCTGACTGTACCAGCTCACACGTACTCGTCCCTTTCCAACGGGGCGCCTCTTAAGCCCAGTCGCCCCACGCCAAACTACAACAAAGGTGCCAGGAAGCACGTGGAGCCGAGTCCGAAGAAGCCCCACGCCAAGGCgcgaagcggcggcggcggcaccaAAACCAAGGACCGGAGCAAAGACCAGCGCTTGATGGCAGGATGCCTGGTGCCCTCGGCACCCGTCCGGTCCCATTACAAGAAGCCGGTGGAGAAGAAGGGATGCAAATGTGGCAGGGCCACACAGAATCCATCAGTGTtgacctgcagggggcagcggTGTCCCTGTTACTCAAACCGCAAGGTGAGGCCAGGACCTGTGTGACAGCAACAAACCAAACAGTATTACTGATTATTAAACAGTGATCGAGCATGTGGTGCTgtacataaaaagaaaagaaagcttaACCTTTAATTTTCAGTTCAATAGATATTTCAGCAagtctttttttatattcttgtatgtttgtattttcacaaaGAAGCATCAGTCAAAAGAACAAATATGAAATTTAAgtgtttgttcttgttcagGTTTGtgaagttttttatttaaaagttcACATTTGACCTCCCCGCTTGAGTGTAATTGTGAGTTGATGCCTcagtgtttgccctgtgatgagcTGGATACGAGTCCACCGTGAGTCCTTCGCTCGTAATCCGCTGGGATCAGCTCCGGCACGCCACATCCCCGAGTTGGATGAACCGGTGCAAAGGATGTATGGTTTAAACATTTGCAATTGCGGGATGTCTGAGGTATCTGGAAGCAAGAGCTGTCTGGGATCCAAATTACAGAACTTGCAAAATTAGAATCCCCATTAAAAGAGAGAATGTATTATTGAAGAAGGCACCATCGCCTCCTCTCATACTTGAAGTGAAATCCGACCCCAGCCAGCAGCTTATCTCCAGTGTTGACACAGTTGCCTTTAGAGTAACTCTTGTTGTGTTTCCTTGTTTCTCAGGCATGCTTGGATTGTATCTGTCGAGGTTGCCAGAACTCCTACATGGCCAACGGcgagaagaagctggaggccTTCGCCGTGCCAGAGAAAGCCTTGGAACAGACGCGCCTGACGCTCGGCATCAACCTCACCAGCATCACAGCGGCCGCGGCGCTCCGCAACCCGGCGACCACCAGCATTCGCGCCAACACGCTCCTCAACGTCGCCACGGCGACGGGGACTCCCGTGGCCACGGCCTTCCTGTCCCCCAGCCCCCCGCAGGATCCCGGCTACGAGGacagcctggagctgctgattgGATGAGAGGCCGGGACTCCAAAAATAAGACGGCTCGGTGCTGATTGAATGTGACGCCTGATCATTGTGTCTGTCAGAAGAcctgtacccccccccccccccccccccccctcctgtggGGAGGTGAATTAAGGCAGCTATGGGTCTGTTTTGTCCTGTAACCTgctcttattctttttttttttgttttgttttttttctgtgttggaaAATGCTGAGTAGAAAGACTAGCATGGGCGTGCCAAAGCCTCCTGTATTGTGCCTGTGTGCCAGTTTGTGTTGTTGCCTGTCGGTAGTTAAATACTTATACTCAGTTTCAAGGCTGATCTGTCTTTCAGaggtgcttttctttttggttcatAGACCGCAGACATACTGTAAGAGGCAATAGAAACCCATAccaagttttgtgttttcgtgcACACAGATCTAGACTCAagtgtttctttctctcataCTTGATGCACAACGTCTGCATCAGCATATGAAGGTCACAGCATTCTCCAGGTGTGAGTATTACTCCCAGTAATGTTTCAAAAATACATATTTGGTATCAGAACGGCACTTACTAACTCTTAACCTTGTATATGTTCACATCTTAATTATTAATTGTTCTTGTGAGTGATCTTTGGCGATCACCCATCTCACACAAgactttttgcctttttttttttttttaaatctcatgaaTTCATTCAGTTGTTGTACTATTGCCTGCAAACAAATTTGTCTTAATTAACTTGACTGATGCAGGCATTGTATAGGCAGCAGGATAATGTTAAAGCACTTGGCTGGCTCCACAGTTtgcgagtgtgtatgtgtgtgtgtgagtgttggaTGTTTGTGTATGTGCCTGCTGAGATTGACTGTAATGTCAGCGGGGAGGCAGATGGTTGGTTGTAAGCACTTAGTATGACTGATTGGCCAAATTACAACCAAAAACCATTCTTGGTTAACGAAGCAATAGGAGCACCAACAAGGAGCCTCCCAGCTCCCGTGCACACGCAGTTGTTTACAGTATTTTTGCCATTATTGACTTTAAATGACTGTCTTCAACAAGGACCCATGTTACACTTTGATTCTGAGTTTGTGTATGACCCCTGTGTGTGCACAGATGAACTGAAGCCATAGGTTGTCATTACCAAGGCGTTTCTTCACAGTCGCAGTGTCCCGATCCGTCAGAGACCAACTCAGAGACTATTTTTGATAGCAAGTGTTTCAGATTTGGTATCACctgttttctcttgtgtttttcGGTTGGATCACCTCGGAGTCGGTCTGTAACCCCAAGAGGCCGAGCGTCGTCCATGTTTTGTGTTTACTGTCAGCTGCAGTACGTCCGTCAGTCCAGTCattctgaccaaaaaaaaaaacagactgaaaggtGAGAATCTGACCAAACAAACATGTGGGTTCTCCTCTTAACGACCAGGAAGTAGCAGACGGATTACAGTATGATCAGCAACTATAAtctttcttcctgtgtgtgtgtgtgtgtgtgtgtgtgtgtgtgtgtgtgtgcgtgtgagagtacgtttttaaatgtatttcttttggGCATTACTTGAACCCTGATGaatttgttttgtattgtttggtttttaatgtAACCGCTCTTGTTTGAGGAGTGACTATTGTTGCTGAAACATTCACTGCCATAATatgaaaaaacatgtaaaacaacaTGGATTAAATGAtagttttttactttttcagtttttttgcctttttgtgTAGCAGGGGGTCGGATTATCCACACAACGGAAAACCAATCAATCAAGAGCACCAACTGATCACAACTAAACTTGATATATAAACActttctctgatttttttttgcatattattTGAGTTAGGTCAGTGCTGCATCCAGGTTTTCTTCGACATCCACACACGACAAACATAAAAGTGGCAATCGCATGACAGCCGGGTTTAATTAGCGTGACGAGTGTGAACTCACTCCGAAAACACGATCTCCCTGTATTGATCACATAGACAGATGttgcaagagaaaaacaacactgacgTAATTACAAGCAGCAGATGTGAGAAGCTTGATCACGGAGAAAAGCACTACCAATTCACAGAGACTCTGTACTTTTAAGGCTCTTTAAATCTATACTCCACTGAGgaaattgtatttgtttttcttggagctgaaattgaagaaaaacaaacgttTGGCCCGAGGCCAGTAAAGGAACATGTACTGCATTGCTTTATGGAGGTCATAAATGTCTTCACCAATTTGTCCTATAATTCTTAAGACAAACTGCAAACCATATATATGGTTCATTGGAATCTATATTGCAGAAAGAAAGGATCTCTCCAAACTTTTTTAGACAATTTGTCTTTCAATTTCCAGAGAATTGGCGTCGGATGAACAAGTGTAAATCTTAAAACCTTTCTAAAATGCAGCACATCAAGGTCACAGCTTCTTCTTTTGGCTACAACACGATCAGCCAAGACATTACACAAAGAAGGAATTTAGCCATAAATACTGTAAACAAATAATCTTCATAATACTCAACAGGTAGAATGATGTCGGGTGTTTGATTCTTCTTTACTTAAATAAAACCTCAGTGTCCAGCGTCCGACGCTGCTCTCAATCTCTGAAAACACCAGGAACTCACAAACGGACTGTTCCGCCTGCGGGCGAAACATCCCGCTTCGATAACAGGATTCATACGTCTCTGCTCTTTCGTCCCGGTGATACGGTGAGTTCTGTTCAACAGAGGAGTTCAACCGTGGCCAGTGAAAAGGTCGACGCAGGGGCGAATACACATCGCTTCCTCCTCGCTGTCCTTGCTGCAGCTCAGTTGGATCATAACCGTTAAAGGTCCCTGATCCAGAAGAAGTCCCCCTGCCCAGACAGTCGTTGGTGCTCTTGAGCAACACTCCGGCCGTTTGGATCCACCGCTGCTCGTGCTTCTTTCTGCTCCGGTCTCAGAAAAACCTCCCTTATCCCACCAAGAACGCCCCGAAGTAGCTCGCCCTCCCGTCCATCTCCATGGCGCTGGCGTTGCTCACGCTGATGAAGAGGCGGTCTGCTGGCTGGAGGAAGGCGGTGCCGGCCTGGTGCAGAGAGAAGAGGCCCGGCTCCGGACCGCGAGGCCAGCAGGCGCTGCGGGACGACT
Above is a window of Salarias fasciatus chromosome 19, fSalaFa1.1, whole genome shotgun sequence DNA encoding:
- the pccb gene encoding propionyl-CoA carboxylase beta chain, mitochondrial, with the protein product MMAAFSVARTSCGLINGLRVSFRGLARVKYGAVCASVPQRDGRWYSSVGHLSVKERIEQKRKAALVGGGQKRIEAQHKRGKLTARERVQLLLDPDSFEESDMFVEHRCADFGMEQDRNKFPGDSVVTGRGRINGRLVYVFSQDFTVFGGSLSGAHAQKICKIMDQAMTVGAPVIGLNDSGGARIQEGVESLAGYADIFLRNVLASGVVPQISLIMGPCAGGAVYSPALTDFTFMVKDTSYLFITGPDVVKSVTNEDVTQEELGGAKTHTSVSGVAHHAFENDVEALLNLREFFNFLPLSNQDPAPVRECHDPSDRLVPSLDTIVPFESTKAYDMLDIIQAIVDERDFFEIMPNYAKNIVVGFARMNGRTVGIVGNQPKVASGCLDINSSVKGARFVRFCDAFNIPIITFVDVPGFLPGTAQEYGGIIRHGAKLLFAFAEATVPKITIITRKAYGGAYDVMSSKHLRGDVNYAWPTAEVAVMGAKGAVQIIFRGKENQAEAEAEYVEKFANPFPAAVRGFVDDIIEPAVTRKKICRDLEVLASKKQVNPWKKHANIPL
- the msl2a gene encoding E3 ubiquitin-protein ligase MSL2a, coding for MDPPNATALYVSASRAVLQCDPRQPHTFAEMYKLLPFFRQSLACLVCGKLLQDPISTTNPECPHYVCLGCKGQKMQIRLACNRCKDYSCFQENKQLSLLVQCYKKLCLYVTHSALLQSISSRVGGSPEVMALLEEVMSHKEELEIEDQSLAQGDTNPSAVESLTPTEAPPAPSALSAAPQSSSSDPPCSLAPQECNGGVLEELVPSSPELEVCEVVEEQPQGGLSVSSTACGGLELSLTTEPLAPTPGTVCSLRDGESSSRELEEGEVLLLSVEEVLQTLDPLQPGRDSLHTQPERTHTHTNITTDRTHTQMYIQLDAAHDYTQIPLDRTNTVTSHGAHIHSSFDPPPASKPPPVRLNRKRSRSESDREKVKPLPIASILQGSSSNQHTPNLSHTLHTQPPTPTLTVPAHTYSSLSNGAPLKPSRPTPNYNKGARKHVEPSPKKPHAKARSGGGGTKTKDRSKDQRLMAGCLVPSAPVRSHYKKPVEKKGCKCGRATQNPSVLTCRGQRCPCYSNRKACLDCICRGCQNSYMANGEKKLEAFAVPEKALEQTRLTLGINLTSITAAAALRNPATTSIRANTLLNVATATGTPVATAFLSPSPPQDPGYEDSLELLIG